In one window of Gemmatimonadaceae bacterium DNA:
- a CDS encoding winged helix-turn-helix domain-containing protein, with translation MSDPNADAVGEHDRPIERDAPLSFTFFGATVLRRGSANDPQKPIFTAGKPLALLAFLACSPGNGASREQLIDLLWSDVEPEAARHTLRQTLWYVRRKLGVIHSQARVIWFA, from the coding sequence GTGAGCGATCCGAATGCAGACGCGGTTGGTGAACATGACCGACCGATAGAACGTGACGCGCCGCTGTCATTTACATTCTTCGGTGCGACCGTCCTACGCCGAGGTAGTGCGAATGATCCGCAGAAGCCGATATTTACGGCGGGCAAGCCTCTGGCTCTCCTTGCCTTTCTCGCCTGCTCGCCCGGCAATGGCGCGAGCCGTGAACAACTGATCGACCTGCTCTGGTCGGATGTAGAACCAGAGGCGGCGCGTCATACACTTCGACAAACGCTGTGGTATGTCCGTCGGAAACTGGGAGTGATCCATTCTCAGGCACGGGTGATTTGGTTCGCCTGA
- a CDS encoding AAA family ATPase: protein MESGSPYAELVGREAEFADLLTAFDATKRGQSRHVHIAAPAGLGKTRLLDGFAARLRSTRVRVITVRATPAERSLPYAFAAQLVSAMVQLRGASAVSPDTARTLVALAPTSSSYLNAEPDRSTGDEALRRRSLAITELVTTIAHDAPLVLLVDDVHWMDMQSRTLLASLATRLGTSPVLLVTTGRSADRFSESTPAAHRLSLNPLTVEDVGGLVMSLGQLPAEPWSEAFVSGLHETSAGSPLLVLETLQLVMELDQLRLSDHLWSTPDAGALSATLGAGRAMQRRLTALPPAARDALLRLAVAGTAVDEQTLPQLLSQDGRESLILLETRGLVTRVDDVVRVAHDEIAALAIDMASDSDRMRANEVMASHLERIARNDVSLLLRAAWHRARCADTTALDNTFARAVRSAHLSGEHAAIRALGQEVLGTDAVAHDVDRLVRRLPWRMRTRRRWMTGAVLTAAIGVMAFSLWRTVAVPGDDITAVMIATDADGSAFYTLTIPRGDLSKSDPIELTATGEAFPISVLDSVSIMGKLPSGAFVGSSMLDNDQRDALDLVQVSIAGKVERLLALRNDQDSPIPSPDGRLVAFTSGHWHPDQRSDIGVYEPSTALIRNLTDSSDASEYSPVWSANGSRIAFVRSHASERAAQVCWVAIDKSSAPCRELGGGYNPIRIIAWRSDRSVLVVAERRPGNTPMLLDVDMEGGAPKAIDSSATRYVADPTGRVVHCLCSVEGLSGKVLAVFSPNTPAIKRVVRRNGRPIRSYYAPYVHWQKPSRDLASIAIVGPSQSFVGQRIQLGISGIDSTGNEREVSSPVWKSLDTSTAVIDGLGVASIRTLGVAMFQASAGRIMSPVFSTTARAPELHAEFTEHWTSPLNAHWIDYGTPPPRVIAQGARRSLFLNGDGYLTSGVISQRTIDASTGAGVRVWFRAPIRIAQWQALTLTLDAVASNSALAEWRERSRIDGALPSSWNAFSANRGCCASRPTCRVWRESFAAEIERLCRGRADFGHAPTHHRRASTLHRAADTGRRALWTRHRRPGRRDFTERPQN, encoded by the coding sequence GTGGAGTCCGGCAGCCCCTACGCCGAACTCGTCGGCCGCGAAGCAGAGTTCGCCGACCTGCTCACCGCCTTCGACGCCACCAAACGCGGCCAATCGCGCCACGTCCACATCGCCGCGCCCGCCGGCCTCGGAAAAACGCGACTCCTCGACGGCTTCGCCGCACGTCTGCGCTCAACGCGCGTGCGCGTCATCACGGTGCGCGCCACACCCGCCGAACGCTCGCTCCCATACGCCTTCGCCGCGCAGTTGGTCTCGGCGATGGTGCAGTTGCGCGGCGCGTCCGCGGTGTCTCCCGACACCGCGCGTACGCTCGTGGCCCTTGCCCCGACTTCGTCCAGCTATCTGAACGCGGAACCCGACCGCAGCACGGGCGACGAGGCGTTGCGCCGGCGATCGTTGGCCATCACGGAACTGGTCACCACCATCGCGCACGACGCACCGTTAGTGCTGTTGGTGGACGACGTACACTGGATGGACATGCAGTCGCGCACCCTGCTGGCGTCGCTCGCCACGCGCTTAGGCACCTCACCGGTGCTGCTGGTGACCACAGGCCGTTCGGCCGACCGGTTCAGCGAGAGCACCCCCGCTGCCCATCGGCTCTCGCTCAACCCGCTCACCGTGGAAGACGTGGGCGGACTGGTCATGAGCCTGGGCCAACTGCCTGCTGAACCATGGAGTGAAGCGTTTGTCAGCGGCCTCCATGAGACCAGCGCAGGCTCGCCACTGCTGGTGCTGGAAACACTGCAACTGGTGATGGAACTCGATCAGTTGCGCTTGAGCGATCACCTGTGGTCCACCCCCGACGCCGGCGCGCTCAGCGCGACACTGGGCGCGGGCCGCGCCATGCAGCGACGGCTGACGGCGTTGCCGCCGGCCGCGCGCGACGCCTTGCTGAGGCTGGCCGTGGCAGGCACCGCCGTCGATGAGCAGACACTCCCACAGCTGCTGTCACAAGATGGACGTGAGTCGTTGATTCTCCTGGAAACTCGCGGACTGGTAACCCGGGTTGACGATGTGGTGCGGGTGGCGCACGATGAAATCGCTGCACTCGCCATTGATATGGCCAGCGATTCGGACCGCATGCGCGCCAATGAAGTCATGGCGTCGCACCTCGAACGGATTGCGCGCAACGACGTATCGCTGTTGTTGCGCGCCGCCTGGCACCGGGCACGGTGCGCCGATACGACGGCACTGGACAACACGTTTGCGCGTGCGGTGCGAAGCGCACATCTGAGTGGCGAACACGCGGCCATTCGGGCGCTTGGACAGGAAGTGCTTGGCACCGACGCCGTAGCCCACGATGTGGATCGACTCGTGCGTCGCCTGCCGTGGCGCATGAGAACTCGGCGACGCTGGATGACCGGTGCGGTGCTGACGGCCGCCATCGGCGTGATGGCGTTTTCCCTGTGGCGCACCGTGGCCGTTCCAGGCGACGATATCACGGCGGTGATGATCGCCACCGATGCCGACGGGTCGGCGTTCTACACCCTGACGATTCCTCGCGGAGACCTGTCCAAGAGTGACCCCATTGAATTGACAGCCACGGGCGAGGCCTTCCCGATTTCCGTCCTCGATTCCGTCTCGATCATGGGCAAACTGCCCAGCGGCGCGTTTGTGGGTTCGTCCATGCTGGACAACGACCAACGAGACGCCCTCGACCTGGTTCAGGTCTCAATCGCCGGTAAAGTGGAACGGTTGCTGGCGTTGCGTAACGATCAGGACTCGCCGATACCATCACCGGATGGACGCCTGGTGGCGTTCACCAGCGGCCATTGGCATCCTGATCAGCGCTCGGATATCGGGGTTTATGAACCGTCAACCGCGCTCATCCGCAATCTCACCGACTCTTCTGATGCCAGCGAGTACAGTCCAGTCTGGAGCGCGAATGGGTCCCGCATTGCGTTCGTGCGCAGTCACGCCAGCGAACGGGCGGCGCAAGTGTGCTGGGTGGCGATTGACAAGTCGAGTGCCCCGTGCCGGGAGCTTGGCGGCGGCTACAACCCTATTCGCATCATCGCCTGGCGCTCAGACAGGTCGGTGCTGGTGGTTGCCGAACGACGACCCGGCAATACGCCGATGCTGCTGGACGTCGACATGGAGGGTGGCGCGCCGAAGGCCATCGATTCATCGGCTACGCGGTACGTCGCCGATCCGACGGGTCGGGTGGTTCACTGCCTGTGCAGCGTGGAAGGCCTGAGTGGCAAGGTGTTGGCGGTGTTCAGCCCGAACACCCCGGCCATCAAGCGTGTGGTGCGTCGGAACGGTCGACCAATTCGCTCGTACTATGCACCGTACGTACACTGGCAGAAGCCCAGCCGCGACCTGGCGTCAATTGCCATCGTCGGTCCGTCGCAGTCGTTTGTGGGCCAACGTATCCAGCTTGGCATCAGCGGGATCGATTCCACGGGGAACGAACGCGAGGTATCGTCGCCCGTATGGAAGTCGCTTGATACATCTACGGCCGTCATCGATGGGCTGGGCGTCGCGTCCATTCGCACCTTGGGCGTGGCGATGTTTCAGGCGTCAGCAGGCCGCATCATGTCGCCCGTGTTCTCAACCACCGCGCGTGCGCCTGAATTGCATGCGGAGTTTACCGAACACTGGACATCCCCGCTGAACGCACATTGGATCGACTATGGCACGCCGCCTCCGCGCGTCATCGCTCAGGGGGCACGCCGGTCGCTCTTCCTGAATGGTGATGGATATCTCACCAGCGGCGTAATCAGTCAGCGCACGATTGACGCATCCACCGGCGCCGGGGTTCGCGTGTGGTTTCGCGCGCCGATCAGGATTGCGCAGTGGCAGGCGCTTACCCTAACGCTCGATGCCGTCGCGTCGAACTCGGCGCTGGCCGAGTGGCGCGAGCGCAGCCGCATCGATGGGGCCCTGCCGTCATCGTGGAATGCATTCAGCGCCAATCGAGGATGCTGCGCTTCGCGCCCCACGTGCAGAGTTTGGCGAGAATCTTTCGCTGCTGAAATTGAACGCCTCTGCCGAGGACGTGCCGATTTCGGTCACGCCCCCACGCATCACCGACGGGCTTCCACACTCCATCGTGCTGCAGATACTGGGCGACGGGCGCTGTGGACTCGCCATCGACGACCAGGTCGTCGCGATTTCACCGAACGCCCTCAAAACTGA
- a CDS encoding ATP-binding protein: MAVTNENPFRISGTVHGQFFTDRDAELARIRAALLEPSHKLLLYGPRRIGKTSTLANAVAAINKGKGFAFMADLSTVTTITDMANKVMTGASVILGRSATRWIRDLAGKLQFAIKMTPDPITGAMVPSLDVTARDAAREDQQRALEGVLDSLDGLAAQRGVTLGLVFDEFQEIGRLGGENVEWHLRGVMQRHQHLSYVAAGSKPSLLKAMVGKGRAFYQLFTPLHFRPIERHHLSDWIDSRMDSCGLVPMGAGATCVAWAGPRTRDIVRLARKCVDRAPTGSHVGTDSVLAAFLEIIDEDADFFQTSWASLTSQQQNLLRAVAGAEQGLTTKDVRGRFGLDASGTVTNALTAFVGQDRLVRTAYGSTYAFDNPYERGWVITRTLADIGMVQTPTFIASPTSEYDEP, encoded by the coding sequence GTGGCGGTTACGAACGAGAACCCGTTTCGCATCAGCGGCACCGTTCACGGACAGTTTTTCACGGATCGGGACGCCGAGCTGGCGAGAATCCGTGCCGCCTTGCTCGAACCGAGCCACAAGCTGTTGCTGTACGGACCTCGCCGAATCGGGAAGACGTCGACGCTCGCCAATGCCGTGGCCGCGATAAACAAGGGCAAAGGGTTCGCCTTCATGGCTGACTTGTCCACGGTCACGACGATAACAGACATGGCCAATAAGGTGATGACGGGGGCCTCCGTCATACTCGGCCGATCGGCGACCCGCTGGATTCGAGATCTCGCCGGGAAGCTGCAATTCGCCATCAAGATGACGCCCGATCCGATAACCGGCGCCATGGTGCCGAGCTTGGACGTGACGGCGCGTGACGCGGCGCGAGAGGACCAGCAGCGAGCCCTTGAGGGCGTGCTGGACAGCCTCGATGGTCTTGCCGCGCAACGAGGCGTCACGCTGGGCCTCGTCTTCGATGAGTTTCAGGAGATTGGACGACTCGGTGGAGAAAACGTCGAGTGGCATCTGCGGGGTGTCATGCAACGCCATCAGCATCTCAGCTATGTCGCGGCCGGATCAAAGCCAAGCCTGCTCAAGGCGATGGTTGGCAAGGGTCGGGCGTTCTACCAGCTTTTCACGCCGCTGCACTTTCGTCCGATAGAACGCCATCATTTGTCGGACTGGATTGACTCGCGAATGGACAGTTGTGGATTGGTTCCCATGGGAGCGGGGGCGACCTGTGTTGCCTGGGCTGGTCCGCGAACGCGGGACATCGTGCGCCTGGCGCGAAAATGCGTAGACCGCGCGCCAACCGGTAGCCACGTAGGAACAGATTCGGTCTTGGCCGCCTTTCTCGAAATTATTGATGAAGATGCAGATTTCTTTCAAACCAGTTGGGCGTCCCTCACCTCGCAGCAACAAAACCTGCTACGGGCAGTCGCCGGCGCCGAACAGGGACTCACCACGAAGGACGTGCGCGGGCGATTCGGCCTCGACGCCAGCGGGACCGTCACGAATGCGTTAACCGCGTTTGTCGGCCAGGATCGACTGGTGCGCACGGCATACGGCTCGACGTACGCGTTTGACAATCCGTATGAACGCGGGTGGGTGATCACGCGAACCTTGGCGGACATCGGCATGGTGCAGACGCCGACATTCATTGCGTCGCCAACCAGTGAATACGACGAGCCGTAG
- a CDS encoding DUF790 family protein, with the protein MLTRAQVDPFVQANGDVLRVHYLADPRGRIVPFLDRMLRLVRRLEGRSLETVTEALRRQERRVRDASRLAGISRALIEWCDFDAPPGAAQLEDARRQVFAARGALWPPVSGDTLVPYADAAANLGIAPDTLQRTLYDDRPGARRLRRVPEGDGRALLARYNLELARGVLRDATRVVLHTRGGWRDVFRAVKAAGLMHELVREGKRYRLVLTGPAAAFLVRPARYGVRFARVLPVLARSPGWRVDANVLRDGHPCTLQLRGRARAGAHAAPVGGEPRRERYDSAWERRFVRDFRASSWATSSGWTLSRERSPLSAGGAVFLPDFTLRHDDGREAAVELVGFWTPEYLTAKVAKVRAAGDVPLVLVVAKALAVGDAASALNDVGGERIVWCGRHPRVGDVMRVVEAVALRR; encoded by the coding sequence GTGCTGACCCGCGCGCAGGTGGATCCATTCGTGCAGGCGAATGGGGACGTGCTGCGCGTACACTATCTCGCCGATCCGCGGGGGCGGATTGTGCCGTTTCTCGATCGCATGCTGCGGCTGGTGCGGCGACTGGAGGGGCGATCACTTGAGACGGTGACGGAGGCGCTCCGACGTCAGGAGCGACGTGTGCGCGATGCCTCGCGGTTGGCCGGGATTTCGCGGGCACTGATTGAGTGGTGTGATTTTGATGCGCCACCAGGAGCCGCGCAGCTTGAAGACGCCCGTCGGCAGGTCTTCGCGGCGCGCGGCGCGCTGTGGCCGCCGGTGTCGGGTGACACGCTGGTTCCGTATGCCGACGCTGCGGCCAACTTGGGTATCGCCCCCGACACGTTGCAGCGTACACTGTACGACGATCGACCGGGCGCGCGACGCTTGCGTCGCGTGCCGGAAGGTGACGGTCGCGCCCTGTTGGCGCGCTACAATCTTGAGCTCGCACGCGGTGTCCTGCGCGACGCGACGCGCGTTGTCCTGCACACTCGCGGTGGATGGCGGGATGTGTTTCGCGCAGTGAAGGCCGCGGGGTTGATGCACGAACTCGTCCGGGAGGGGAAGCGCTATCGACTGGTGCTCACCGGACCGGCCGCGGCATTTCTCGTGCGCCCCGCGCGGTACGGTGTGCGCTTCGCGCGCGTGTTGCCGGTGCTGGCCCGTTCTCCCGGCTGGCGGGTGGACGCCAACGTGTTGCGCGATGGACACCCGTGCACGCTGCAATTGCGGGGGCGCGCACGAGCGGGCGCGCACGCGGCACCGGTTGGCGGGGAACCGCGCCGCGAGCGCTACGACTCGGCGTGGGAGCGACGTTTCGTCCGCGACTTTCGTGCGTCGTCGTGGGCGACGTCGTCTGGATGGACGTTGTCGCGTGAGCGTTCGCCGCTCTCGGCGGGTGGTGCGGTGTTTCTACCGGACTTCACGCTGCGACACGATGACGGGCGGGAAGCCGCCGTGGAACTGGTGGGATTCTGGACGCCGGAGTACCTCACGGCCAAGGTCGCAAAAGTGCGCGCGGCAGGTGATGTGCCGTTGGTGCTGGTGGTGGCAAAGGCGTTGGCCGTGGGCGACGCGGCCAGTGCGCTCAACGATGTGGGCGGCGAGCGCATCGTGTGGTGCGGGCGGCATCCGCGGGTGGGCGACGTGATGCGGGTGGTGGAGGCCGTGGCGTTGCGGCGGTAG
- a CDS encoding DEAD/DEAH box helicase, with translation MLPPHVPPSIAFRAGLAILRGVPAAEAPDWMQQDPRLDALVAAGARYPELREWAMARDIREASAASGVFEAPLLDPRTPREAQQEAVSRWMAAGQRGTVVLPTGAGKTLVALLAIHRTGMNACIIVPTRALVSQWFTQLADAFGAEHVGAFYGDEKEVRALTVTTYNSAFTLLERHGARFALLVCDEVHHLADRATGEARTRLDALIIAPAPHRLGLTATYPDGHDSWLVRALGPVVYRRTIGEMTDAELARFAIERRYVDLTPSERARYDAESERFEGYAERSQWRARAELPEDAWKLFAASARRSPDARRALRAFRERERIVRMAESKFDESARVLRLFPNEQAVLFCGGTDVAMELSRRLAIPLISASTPASERHAILGAMREGTLRAVASVKVLDEGWDVPNAKLGIVLGDSTRGGARQHTQRLGRLLRRQGDQVASLFELVAAGTWEFFASQKRGAAVRKVADSQLGFGL, from the coding sequence ATGCTCCCGCCCCATGTCCCGCCTTCCATCGCCTTTCGCGCCGGCCTCGCAATCCTTCGCGGTGTCCCTGCCGCCGAAGCGCCGGACTGGATGCAGCAGGACCCGCGACTCGACGCGCTGGTGGCGGCTGGGGCCCGGTATCCGGAACTGCGCGAGTGGGCGATGGCGCGCGACATCCGCGAGGCGTCGGCGGCGTCTGGCGTGTTCGAGGCTCCGCTGCTCGACCCACGGACACCGCGCGAGGCCCAACAGGAGGCGGTGTCGCGTTGGATGGCGGCTGGTCAACGAGGCACGGTGGTGTTGCCCACCGGCGCCGGCAAGACGCTTGTGGCGCTGCTGGCGATCCACCGTACGGGCATGAACGCCTGCATCATCGTCCCCACGCGGGCGCTTGTGTCGCAATGGTTCACCCAACTGGCCGATGCGTTTGGCGCCGAGCACGTGGGCGCGTTTTACGGTGATGAGAAGGAAGTGCGCGCACTCACGGTCACGACGTACAACTCCGCCTTCACCCTCCTCGAGCGTCATGGGGCGCGATTTGCGCTGCTGGTGTGTGATGAGGTGCACCATCTGGCCGACCGTGCCACGGGCGAGGCACGCACGCGACTGGACGCGTTGATCATCGCGCCCGCGCCGCATCGGCTTGGCCTGACCGCGACCTATCCCGACGGTCACGACAGTTGGCTGGTGCGCGCACTCGGGCCGGTGGTCTATCGTCGTACGATTGGCGAGATGACCGACGCCGAACTCGCCCGATTTGCCATCGAGCGCCGGTATGTCGATCTCACGCCATCTGAACGCGCCCGGTATGACGCCGAATCCGAGCGGTTCGAGGGATATGCAGAGCGTTCCCAATGGCGAGCACGAGCCGAGTTGCCGGAGGACGCCTGGAAGCTGTTCGCTGCCAGCGCGCGTCGATCGCCGGATGCGCGTCGCGCCCTGCGTGCCTTTCGTGAACGCGAACGCATTGTGCGCATGGCCGAGTCCAAGTTCGACGAGAGTGCCCGCGTGCTGCGCCTGTTCCCCAATGAACAGGCGGTGCTGTTCTGCGGGGGGACCGACGTGGCCATGGAACTGTCGCGACGGCTCGCGATCCCACTCATCAGTGCCTCCACGCCGGCCTCCGAGCGTCATGCCATCCTCGGCGCCATGCGCGAGGGCACGCTGCGCGCCGTAGCCTCGGTGAAGGTGCTTGACGAGGGCTGGGATGTGCCCAACGCCAAGCTTGGCATTGTACTGGGCGATTCGACGCGCGGCGGGGCCCGCCAGCATACCCAACGACTCGGGCGGTTGTTGCGCCGACAGGGCGATCAGGTTGCCTCGTTGTTCGAACTCGTTGCCGCCGGCACGTGGGAGTTCTTTGCATCGCAGAAGCGGGGTGCCGCCGTGCGCAAGGTGGCCGACTCGCAGCTTGGGTTCGGACTGTGA
- a CDS encoding nucleotidyl transferase AbiEii/AbiGii toxin family protein yields the protein MSVRAYASPEAFKQRLSGCGGRVVEEFGDAAILKGGLALELRLQRARTTKDVDFRMTGPASGVLTALQKAGRRDLRDFMRFEVAADEGADLIQNEGMPYEGVRFRVECQIAGKLYGQRFGVDVAFGDPIFGEPDTVEADDTLAFAGIAPPTLRLYPIETHIAEKLHAYTMPRSRTNSRVKDLPDIALLGTIQRLEAQRLRAALELTFAFRNTHPFPSRLPEPPVSWAIPYAAMARDDRLAWPTLEAVEQAARSFLDPVLAGGLDAIWESNESRWA from the coding sequence ATGAGTGTTCGCGCGTACGCATCACCTGAGGCATTCAAGCAGCGCCTGAGCGGCTGTGGGGGCCGCGTGGTGGAAGAGTTTGGTGACGCCGCGATACTCAAGGGTGGGCTGGCGCTGGAACTCAGGTTGCAGCGCGCCCGCACCACGAAAGACGTTGATTTCAGAATGACCGGGCCCGCGAGTGGCGTGCTGACCGCGCTGCAGAAGGCCGGGCGCCGAGATCTGCGGGACTTTATGCGTTTCGAGGTCGCCGCAGACGAAGGTGCCGATCTCATTCAGAACGAGGGCATGCCATACGAAGGCGTGCGATTTCGTGTCGAGTGCCAGATCGCGGGAAAACTGTATGGCCAGCGTTTCGGCGTTGACGTCGCGTTTGGCGATCCGATCTTTGGCGAGCCGGACACCGTGGAAGCCGACGACACGCTGGCATTCGCTGGCATCGCGCCCCCAACCCTTCGTCTGTACCCGATCGAAACACATATCGCGGAAAAACTCCACGCGTACACCATGCCACGTTCACGCACGAATTCGCGCGTGAAGGATTTGCCGGATATCGCGCTTCTTGGCACGATACAGCGTCTCGAGGCGCAACGTCTTCGCGCAGCACTGGAGTTGACGTTTGCCTTCCGAAACACGCATCCATTCCCCTCGAGGCTTCCGGAGCCTCCCGTGTCGTGGGCGATTCCGTACGCAGCGATGGCGCGTGACGACCGGCTCGCGTGGCCAACCCTTGAGGCGGTGGAACAGGCCGCGAGGTCATTTCTCGACCCAGTGCTGGCTGGTGGACTCGACGCGATCTGGGAATCCAACGAGTCGCGCTGGGCATGA
- a CDS encoding type IV toxin-antitoxin system AbiEi family antitoxin domain-containing protein: MDEHDEPQPNWDRLFEIAAAQEGNFTTAQAAAAGYSPQLLAHHLGAGRIIRLRRGLYRLVHFPAGDNESLVRAWLWSERAGVVSHQTALALHGLSDILPAVVHLTLPVAWRARRLRVPQGIVLHFADLVAEERTWYGAVPISGAARAMNECARAGTSPDVLRDAARQALRRGIVTKAELADVDVALAPFGGLAT, encoded by the coding sequence ATGGACGAACACGACGAGCCGCAGCCCAACTGGGATCGCCTCTTTGAAATTGCAGCGGCGCAGGAGGGGAATTTCACCACGGCACAGGCAGCGGCGGCGGGGTATTCGCCCCAACTCCTGGCCCACCATCTCGGGGCGGGACGCATTATCCGCCTTCGGCGTGGCCTGTATCGTCTCGTCCATTTCCCTGCGGGCGACAATGAAAGTCTGGTGCGGGCATGGCTCTGGTCCGAACGTGCCGGTGTCGTTTCACATCAGACCGCACTCGCGCTTCACGGGCTCTCCGATATCCTGCCTGCCGTTGTGCACCTCACGTTGCCCGTGGCGTGGCGCGCTCGGCGATTGAGAGTGCCACAGGGTATCGTGCTGCACTTCGCGGATCTGGTGGCGGAAGAGCGCACGTGGTACGGAGCGGTACCGATCAGCGGTGCGGCCCGTGCCATGAACGAATGCGCGCGCGCGGGCACGTCGCCGGACGTGTTGCGTGACGCGGCGCGGCAGGCGCTGCGGCGCGGCATCGTGACGAAAGCCGAGTTGGCTGACGTTGATGTGGCACTTGCGCCGTTCGGAGGGTTGGCGACATGA